In Haloarcula salinisoli, one genomic interval encodes:
- a CDS encoding glycosyltransferase family 2 protein yields the protein MNLATLVESSVWFFVGYFVLINGSYLLIHGAALVGARRDSRERSVDAPYNLHESPFVPGIAVVLPAYNEAPVIVSSIRSLLSVEYPDFEVVVVNDGSTDGTLERVKAEFDLERADAAYPLDPPCEPITDVYRASDANLVVLDKENGGKADALNAGLFFTDQPLFCAVDADTIIERSALLEVVRPFLRDPERMLATGGTVRVANGCSIRDGVVQRVGLADSRLVNLQTMEYLRAFLSGRIGLSVLNSLLIISGAFGVFRTSAVREIGGYSTDSITEDMELILALHHHFAERDRAYSVEFVPDAVVWTEAPESRAVLARQRSRWYRGLLESLLTHRGMVGRRRYGAVGLVALPFFVLVEALGPLIEGVGYVLIPVAFLLGVLDVPFFVLFVAVALGLGTLMSWLSVFTEVVSFRRYTRPRDIVAILGYGVAENVLYRQWKALIAWKALLQFVRGDKSWGEMTRVGLEK from the coding sequence ATGAACCTCGCCACGCTCGTCGAGTCGAGTGTGTGGTTCTTCGTCGGCTACTTCGTCCTCATCAACGGCAGCTACCTGCTGATTCACGGTGCCGCCCTCGTCGGTGCGCGGCGGGACAGCCGCGAGCGGAGCGTCGACGCGCCGTACAATCTCCACGAGAGCCCCTTTGTCCCCGGTATCGCCGTCGTCCTCCCGGCGTACAACGAGGCGCCGGTCATCGTCTCCAGTATCCGGTCGCTGTTGAGCGTCGAGTATCCGGACTTCGAGGTGGTCGTCGTCAACGACGGCTCGACCGACGGGACCCTGGAACGGGTCAAGGCGGAGTTCGACCTCGAACGCGCCGACGCGGCGTATCCGCTCGACCCGCCCTGCGAGCCGATTACCGACGTCTATCGCGCGAGCGACGCGAACCTGGTGGTGCTGGACAAGGAAAACGGCGGGAAGGCCGACGCGCTCAACGCCGGCCTCTTTTTCACCGACCAGCCGCTGTTCTGTGCGGTCGACGCCGACACCATCATCGAGCGGTCGGCGCTGCTCGAGGTCGTCCGGCCGTTCCTCCGGGACCCCGAGCGGATGCTGGCGACGGGCGGGACCGTCAGGGTCGCCAACGGCTGTTCCATCCGGGACGGCGTCGTCCAGCGGGTCGGTCTGGCGGACTCGCGGCTCGTCAACCTCCAGACGATGGAGTATCTGCGAGCCTTTCTCTCCGGCCGAATCGGCCTGAGTGTGCTCAACAGCCTGCTCATCATCTCCGGGGCGTTCGGGGTGTTTCGAACCAGTGCCGTCCGAGAGATCGGTGGCTACTCGACCGACAGCATCACCGAGGACATGGAGCTCATCCTGGCGCTCCATCACCACTTCGCCGAACGGGACCGTGCCTACAGCGTCGAGTTCGTCCCGGACGCCGTCGTCTGGACGGAGGCCCCCGAGTCACGGGCCGTGCTGGCCCGCCAGCGCAGTCGGTGGTACCGCGGGCTGCTGGAGTCGCTGTTGACCCACCGCGGGATGGTCGGCCGCCGACGGTACGGCGCCGTCGGGCTCGTCGCCCTGCCGTTTTTCGTCCTCGTCGAGGCGCTGGGCCCACTCATCGAGGGGGTCGGATACGTGCTCATACCGGTCGCGTTCCTGCTCGGCGTGCTCGACGTCCCCTTCTTCGTCCTGTTCGTGGCGGTCGCGCTCGGGCTGGGAACCCTGATGTCCTGGCTCAGCGTCTTCACTGAAGTGGTCAGTTTCCGTCGGTACACCCGCCCACGCGACATCGTCGCGATTCTGGGCTACGGGGTCGCGGAGAACGTCCTCTACCGGCAGTGGAAGGCCCTCATCGCGTGGAAGGCCCTGCTTCAGTTCGTCCGCGGCGACAAGTCGTGGGGCGAGATGACCCGCGTCGGGCTGGAGAAGTAG
- a CDS encoding proteasome assembly chaperone family protein, translating to MAHVEVHRDDIELDAPTLVEGLPGVGLVGKLAADHLVEAFDMVHYGTARCEGLPEIAVYSDGEPDVRGPVRLYADPERDLLVLQSDAPVSPEAAESFAGCMVEWFRSEDVTPLFLSGMPAERNDEPSLYGIATGDGAGLLAEADVPTPTESGAITGPTGALVHEAQRVGLTGVGLVVEADPQFPDPEAAGALLEAGVGPLTGVEVDTATLADQAEEIRQAKAQLAQQMQQGGEESTSARPLGFQ from the coding sequence ATGGCACACGTAGAGGTACATCGCGACGATATCGAACTCGACGCGCCGACACTCGTCGAGGGGTTGCCGGGGGTGGGTCTCGTGGGCAAGCTCGCAGCCGACCATCTGGTCGAGGCCTTCGACATGGTCCACTACGGGACAGCGCGCTGTGAGGGACTGCCGGAAATCGCCGTCTACAGCGATGGAGAGCCAGATGTCCGTGGCCCTGTACGACTCTACGCGGACCCCGAGCGGGACCTGCTGGTGCTCCAGAGCGACGCGCCGGTGTCGCCCGAGGCCGCCGAATCGTTCGCGGGCTGTATGGTCGAGTGGTTCCGGAGTGAGGACGTGACGCCGCTGTTCCTCAGCGGGATGCCGGCCGAGCGCAACGACGAGCCGTCGCTGTACGGCATCGCGACGGGCGACGGGGCCGGGTTGCTCGCCGAGGCCGACGTTCCGACCCCCACCGAGTCCGGCGCGATAACGGGGCCGACCGGCGCGCTCGTCCACGAGGCCCAGCGGGTCGGGCTCACCGGCGTCGGGCTCGTGGTCGAGGCCGACCCGCAGTTCCCGGACCCGGAGGCAGCGGGCGCCCTGCTGGAGGCGGGAGTCGGACCGCTCACCGGGGTCGAGGTCGACACCGCGACGCTGGCCGACCAGGCCGAGGAGATACGCCAGGCGAAGGCCCAGCTGGCCCAGCAGATGCAACAGGGCGGCGAGGAGTCCACCAGCGCGCGCCCCCTGGGGTTCCAGTGA
- a CDS encoding GAF domain-containing protein gives MTADPNSADPDAERYRSIVETVGDGVIVFDTDGEMTFVNQPIADFTGQTRASLIGASLETLGESGLFDDSEFERLKEAIGSLCHGADREQQLTIETAGPDSSVLNVRLSANRCDDTIVEIVGIVRDVTERERAVAALERDREALQQLYEVSASSEVTEAERLREVLEIGCDYLDLPYGFLTSIDGQTQELVDVVGDSEILTPGATVDLEQSYCRRTVESDGLVGLADVAAEVGPDDVAYQTFGLSCYIGTKVLVDGDLHGTFCFAADDARETSFSPNEQQFVKLLGQWAGHTIERQQFEERLRGLNDVAGELLRAESTGEVAQIGVDASADLLDLPVTACWKHDPTAGALRPLAETDACLAVVGETPTFTPGDGLVWRAFDADELRVYEDLTAEPDSYNRETALESEVHVPLGDHGVLISGATELRGFGDVDVESLRLLGGLMEAAMVSVKRRESLVERGETIRRQNEQLEEFARVVAHDLRNPLAGAVGFLEIARETHAEAHFDRVEGSLDRMDALIGGLLDIARGERTATDESDVSLEQLVDEAWSYLDDPAATLAVADDLGRIEADETRLLQLLGNLFRNAREHVGEDVTVTVGRLRDGDGFYVENDGPSFPAEKRQEVLLHGQTTSEKGTGIGLMSVTDIASAHGWAFDITEADGGGARFEFRVDGADQ, from the coding sequence ATGACGGCAGACCCGAACAGCGCGGACCCGGACGCAGAGCGGTACAGGTCCATCGTCGAAACCGTCGGTGACGGCGTCATCGTCTTCGACACCGACGGGGAGATGACGTTCGTCAACCAACCCATTGCGGACTTTACCGGCCAGACCCGAGCGTCCCTCATCGGGGCGTCCCTGGAGACGCTGGGTGAGTCAGGGCTGTTCGACGACAGCGAGTTCGAGCGGCTCAAAGAGGCAATCGGGTCGCTGTGTCACGGAGCCGACCGGGAACAGCAACTGACTATCGAAACCGCTGGCCCCGATAGCAGTGTCCTGAACGTCCGGCTGTCGGCCAACCGCTGTGACGATACCATCGTGGAAATCGTCGGTATCGTCCGGGACGTGACCGAGCGCGAGCGGGCAGTGGCAGCACTCGAGCGGGACAGAGAGGCGTTACAGCAGCTCTACGAGGTCAGCGCGAGCAGCGAGGTCACCGAAGCGGAACGCCTCAGGGAAGTGCTGGAAATCGGCTGTGACTATCTCGACCTCCCCTACGGATTCCTGACCAGTATCGACGGGCAGACACAGGAACTGGTCGACGTGGTCGGCGACAGTGAGATACTCACACCGGGCGCCACGGTCGACCTGGAGCAGTCGTACTGCCGGCGGACCGTCGAGAGCGACGGGCTCGTCGGACTGGCAGACGTCGCCGCCGAAGTCGGGCCCGACGACGTGGCCTACCAGACGTTCGGGCTGAGCTGTTACATCGGGACGAAGGTGCTGGTCGACGGCGACCTCCACGGGACCTTCTGTTTCGCGGCCGACGACGCCCGCGAGACGTCGTTCAGTCCGAACGAACAGCAGTTCGTCAAACTCCTCGGCCAGTGGGCCGGCCACACCATAGAGCGCCAGCAGTTCGAGGAGCGGCTCCGTGGCCTCAACGACGTGGCGGGCGAACTGTTGCGGGCCGAATCGACCGGCGAGGTGGCACAGATAGGCGTCGACGCGAGCGCCGACCTGCTCGACCTCCCGGTGACCGCCTGCTGGAAGCACGACCCGACGGCCGGCGCGTTGCGGCCGCTGGCGGAGACGGACGCCTGTCTGGCAGTGGTCGGCGAGACGCCGACGTTCACACCCGGGGACGGACTCGTCTGGCGCGCGTTCGACGCCGACGAACTTCGAGTGTACGAAGACTTGACGGCCGAGCCGGACAGCTACAACCGGGAGACTGCGCTGGAGTCGGAGGTCCACGTGCCACTCGGTGACCACGGGGTGCTCATCAGCGGAGCGACCGAGCTACGCGGATTCGGCGACGTCGACGTCGAGAGCCTGCGGCTGCTTGGCGGGCTGATGGAGGCGGCGATGGTGTCGGTCAAGCGCCGCGAATCGCTCGTCGAGCGCGGTGAGACTATCCGGCGGCAGAACGAACAGCTAGAGGAGTTCGCCCGCGTCGTCGCCCACGACCTCCGGAACCCGCTCGCGGGAGCGGTCGGTTTTCTCGAAATCGCTCGCGAAACCCACGCCGAAGCGCACTTCGACCGCGTCGAGGGGTCGCTCGACCGAATGGACGCACTCATCGGCGGACTACTCGACATCGCTCGCGGCGAGCGGACGGCCACGGACGAGAGCGACGTATCCCTCGAGCAGCTCGTCGACGAGGCGTGGTCGTATCTCGACGACCCGGCGGCGACCCTGGCCGTTGCCGACGACCTCGGCCGTATCGAGGCCGACGAGACACGCCTGCTCCAGTTGCTCGGCAATCTGTTCCGTAATGCGCGCGAGCACGTCGGCGAGGACGTGACGGTCACGGTCGGTCGGCTGCGCGATGGGGACGGGTTCTACGTCGAAAACGACGGCCCCAGTTTCCCGGCGGAGAAACGACAGGAGGTACTCCTGCACGGGCAGACGACCTCCGAGAAGGGGACCGGTATCGGGCTGATGAGCGTGACAGACATCGCCAGCGCACACGGCTGGGCGTTCGATATCACCGAGGCCGACGGCGGCGGTGCACGCTTCGAGTTCCGAGTGGACGGGGCGGACCAGTGA
- a CDS encoding RsmB/NOP family class I SAM-dependent RNA methyltransferase, with amino-acid sequence MEPPERYRPIVDDFEAFRAACERPLPSAIRVNTIKASVAEVRAALDEADIAYEPVDWHEELFVLPDTSPGANWPYFHGWIHGQEEVSAVPAAVLDPQPGERVWDACAAPGSKATQLAALMDDRGEVVATDNNLGRISALRTNTERLGATSIAVTHEDARNHSLKPFGGAEYDRALVDVPCSCEGTIRKNPDAFEEWSMSHVRGISGVQKDILERAVQATKAGGTVVYSTCTFAPEENEAVLDHVLEREDCALVDFDLALDHREGVTEWQDDEFDPSVRKAKRIYPHFNDTGGFFCAKLEVAQ; translated from the coding sequence ATGGAACCACCGGAGCGGTACCGACCAATCGTCGACGACTTCGAGGCGTTCCGGGCGGCCTGCGAGCGGCCGTTGCCGTCGGCGATTCGGGTCAACACTATCAAGGCCAGCGTCGCGGAGGTGCGGGCGGCCCTGGACGAGGCCGACATCGCATACGAGCCAGTCGACTGGCACGAGGAGCTGTTCGTGCTCCCGGATACCTCGCCGGGGGCGAACTGGCCGTACTTCCACGGCTGGATTCACGGTCAGGAGGAGGTCTCAGCGGTGCCGGCGGCCGTACTGGACCCACAGCCGGGCGAGCGGGTGTGGGACGCCTGTGCCGCGCCGGGGAGCAAAGCGACACAGCTCGCGGCGCTGATGGACGACCGCGGCGAAGTGGTGGCGACCGACAACAACCTCGGGCGCATCTCGGCGCTGCGGACCAACACCGAGCGCCTGGGGGCGACCTCGATTGCGGTCACCCACGAGGACGCCAGAAACCACTCGCTGAAGCCCTTCGGCGGGGCCGAGTACGACCGGGCGCTGGTCGACGTGCCCTGCTCCTGTGAGGGGACCATCCGCAAGAACCCCGACGCCTTCGAGGAGTGGTCGATGTCCCACGTTCGGGGAATCTCCGGGGTGCAGAAGGACATCCTCGAACGGGCCGTCCAGGCCACGAAAGCGGGCGGGACCGTCGTCTACTCCACCTGTACGTTCGCGCCCGAAGAGAACGAGGCCGTGCTGGACCACGTCCTCGAACGAGAGGACTGTGCCCTCGTGGATTTCGACCTCGCACTCGACCACCGCGAGGGCGTCACCGAGTGGCAGGACGACGAGTTCGACCCTAGCGTCCGGAAGGCAAAGCGCATCTACCCACATTTCAACGACACGGGCGGCTTTTTCTGTGCGAAACTGGAGGTCGCACAATGA
- a CDS encoding DUF7122 family protein, whose translation MSNDSTKFTRLPESDADREASERATREEVLDFWDERFGVPPETFDDYTFWERGKGKLWIYRGEPPSPVDVEALGMTFLRTRQEHWKPTLEAVQRFGEHASECVIHLSEGEAEAFVAGYDQELDWDGDWGYLVVTHDLAGRQEPVGVGLYVYGELRSQVPKGRRRELGE comes from the coding sequence ATGAGCAACGACAGTACGAAATTCACCAGATTGCCCGAAAGCGACGCCGACCGCGAGGCGTCCGAGCGGGCGACCCGCGAAGAGGTGCTGGACTTCTGGGACGAGCGCTTTGGCGTCCCGCCGGAGACCTTCGACGACTACACGTTCTGGGAGCGCGGGAAGGGGAAACTGTGGATATACCGGGGCGAGCCGCCCTCGCCGGTCGACGTCGAGGCGCTCGGGATGACGTTCCTCAGGACGCGCCAGGAACACTGGAAACCGACGCTGGAAGCCGTCCAGCGCTTTGGCGAGCACGCCTCGGAGTGTGTCATTCACCTCTCCGAGGGCGAGGCCGAAGCCTTCGTCGCTGGCTACGACCAGGAACTCGACTGGGACGGCGACTGGGGCTACCTCGTCGTCACCCACGACCTCGCCGGCCGCCAGGAGCCGGTCGGGGTCGGGCTGTACGTCTACGGCGAACTCCGCTCGCAGGTCCCGAAAGGCCGACGGCGAGAGCTCGGGGAGTAG
- a CDS encoding DUF790 family protein: MLTKELLRVSRAGGGYHPQFADEGHERLAARVLGVYQGHVGESRSTLQRALTDIEGEAEDFKLVRGFAKLVEREATVETRAPMPPERARKRVFEAAEAVGVVTEGERSAALSRAADGLGLDADALESSLYADLEDRQILVDVDARWSPSELVGQYNLSLAQTALFDATEVRVRSSDPKAVVSAVKRLRLMYEIRQTPEGREVVVTGPDAIFSNTRRYGTRFARLLRTVAETSEWTLSATIDDRGTERELRLTEADVAVPGVEPVTDVTYDSGVEADFAARFGSLGLDWALIREPEPLEAGEHVVIPDFAFDWRPGGDGEVRDTASGDTDLRIFFEVMGFWTPEYVQKKLDRLADVDDVTMLVAVDESLGVGEQIEARDHRAIPYSGTIRVKDIRDALRPYEDDLVAESAADLPEKLRPDADVVSLAALASDYGVSEDAIEDKAVPDHERVGRTLIRPSVLDDLGERIEPDMSLSAVEDILEAYGIDDDGAVLSRLGYRIEWDGLSGGTVRERSA; this comes from the coding sequence GTGCTGACGAAGGAGCTCCTGCGGGTCTCGCGGGCCGGTGGCGGCTACCACCCGCAGTTCGCCGACGAGGGCCACGAGCGGCTCGCGGCCCGGGTGCTGGGCGTCTACCAGGGTCACGTCGGAGAGTCCCGGTCGACACTCCAGCGAGCGCTGACCGACATAGAGGGGGAGGCCGAGGACTTCAAGCTCGTCCGCGGGTTCGCGAAGCTCGTCGAGCGGGAGGCGACCGTCGAGACGCGTGCGCCGATGCCGCCCGAGCGAGCGCGCAAGCGGGTGTTCGAGGCCGCCGAAGCTGTGGGCGTGGTCACCGAGGGGGAACGGAGTGCGGCACTGTCACGGGCGGCCGACGGACTCGGTCTCGACGCCGACGCGCTGGAATCGTCGCTGTACGCCGACCTCGAGGACCGACAGATTCTGGTCGACGTGGACGCCCGCTGGTCGCCGAGCGAGCTGGTCGGGCAGTACAACCTCTCGCTCGCCCAGACGGCGCTGTTCGACGCCACCGAGGTCCGGGTGCGCTCCTCGGACCCGAAAGCCGTCGTGTCGGCGGTCAAGCGGCTCCGACTGATGTACGAAATCCGCCAGACCCCAGAGGGCCGCGAGGTCGTCGTCACCGGTCCCGACGCCATCTTCTCGAACACGCGCCGGTACGGGACGCGCTTCGCCCGCCTCTTGCGCACCGTCGCCGAGACGAGCGAGTGGACGCTGTCGGCGACCATCGACGACCGCGGGACCGAGCGGGAACTGCGCCTCACCGAGGCGGACGTCGCCGTGCCGGGCGTCGAGCCCGTCACCGACGTGACCTACGACAGCGGCGTCGAGGCCGACTTCGCCGCCCGCTTCGGGTCGCTGGGACTGGACTGGGCGCTGATTCGCGAGCCCGAGCCCCTGGAGGCGGGCGAACACGTCGTCATCCCCGACTTCGCCTTCGACTGGCGACCGGGCGGCGACGGCGAGGTCCGCGACACCGCGAGCGGCGACACCGACCTGCGAATCTTCTTCGAGGTGATGGGCTTCTGGACGCCCGAGTACGTCCAGAAGAAGCTCGACCGGCTGGCCGACGTCGACGACGTGACGATGCTCGTCGCCGTCGACGAGTCCCTGGGCGTCGGCGAGCAGATCGAGGCCCGTGACCACCGCGCCATCCCCTACTCGGGCACGATTCGCGTCAAGGATATCCGGGACGCGTTACGACCCTACGAGGACGACCTCGTCGCCGAGAGCGCCGCCGACCTGCCCGAGAAACTCCGCCCCGACGCCGACGTGGTGTCCCTCGCGGCCCTCGCCAGCGACTACGGCGTCAGCGAGGACGCCATCGAGGACAAGGCCGTCCCCGACCACGAGCGGGTCGGGCGGACGCTGATTCGGCCGTCGGTGCTCGATGACCTGGGCGAGCGCATCGAGCCGGATATGTCGCTGTCGGCCGTCGAGGATATCTTAGAGGCGTACGGTATCGACGACGACGGCGCCGTCCTCTCGCGGCTGGGCTACCGCATCGAGTGGGACGGGCTCAGCGGCGGCACGGTTCGGGAGCGGTCGGCGTAG
- a CDS encoding dodecin family protein produces the protein MTAVKIVKILGVSTESWEAAAQEAVAEATETIDDIHGVEVESWTAEVEGGQITEYKATVEVAFLIHRGR, from the coding sequence ATGACCGCAGTCAAAATCGTCAAGATTCTCGGCGTATCGACCGAATCCTGGGAGGCCGCGGCCCAGGAGGCCGTCGCGGAGGCCACCGAGACCATCGACGACATCCACGGCGTCGAGGTCGAGAGCTGGACAGCGGAGGTCGAGGGCGGCCAGATAACGGAGTACAAGGCCACAGTCGAGGTCGCCTTCCTCATCCACCGGGGGCGGTAG
- a CDS encoding RNA-guided endonuclease InsQ/TnpB family protein yields the protein MADDYVRRTAITRLSVTDEQRDLLEQTITEWKRGCQIATDMAWGKCNAKSDVQPLAYDTVRDETDLGSQHAILATHQAAQAITGCIERRANGKKVSKPTFTTPTVKYDTRTMTLFDDDTVSLSTTESRVRCELALPDADDGYQQQYLDSKKWSVTESTLTARGGDYFLHIGFRRLKTDTERDTAEDGTVLGVDLGIENLAVTSTACFFSGRELTHDLREFEKVRAGLQQTDTRSAHRTLEQSSGRQLRYVRDVLHRASNAIVDEALRYECDVIAFEDLTHIRDRTGASWGHKWAFQALYEQVEYKAEAEGISVKQVGSAYTSKRCAECGFTAGENRPTRTDFRCVRCESEANADYNAAKNIGMRYVRRGQQSSRRTGDSQLALKSGTVTPSGGFTAHPDGFESEFTDKSHPPRANPSG from the coding sequence GTGGCAGACGACTATGTGCGTCGGACGGCAATCACACGCCTCTCGGTAACTGACGAGCAGCGCGACCTGCTCGAACAGACTATCACCGAGTGGAAGCGTGGTTGCCAAATCGCCACCGATATGGCGTGGGGCAAGTGCAACGCAAAGAGCGACGTACAGCCCCTCGCCTACGACACAGTGCGCGACGAAACCGACCTCGGGAGTCAGCACGCGATTCTCGCCACTCACCAAGCCGCACAAGCCATTACCGGCTGTATCGAACGCCGAGCCAACGGCAAGAAGGTCAGCAAGCCAACCTTCACCACGCCCACAGTGAAATACGACACCCGGACCATGACACTGTTTGATGACGATACGGTGTCGCTCTCTACGACGGAGAGTCGCGTCCGGTGTGAACTTGCTCTGCCCGACGCCGATGATGGCTACCAACAGCAGTACCTCGATTCTAAAAAGTGGAGCGTCACAGAAAGCACGCTTACCGCCCGCGGCGGCGACTACTTCTTGCATATCGGCTTCCGCCGACTCAAAACCGATACAGAACGTGATACCGCTGAGGACGGAACGGTCCTCGGGGTTGACCTCGGTATCGAAAATCTCGCTGTCACCAGCACCGCCTGCTTCTTCAGCGGGCGGGAACTCACCCACGACCTCCGAGAGTTCGAGAAGGTACGCGCTGGCCTCCAACAGACAGACACTCGAAGCGCCCACAGAACCCTTGAACAGTCGAGTGGACGCCAGCTGCGATACGTCCGTGACGTACTCCACCGAGCGTCGAACGCCATCGTAGACGAAGCACTCCGGTACGAGTGCGACGTGATAGCGTTCGAGGATCTGACCCATATCCGCGATCGAACGGGTGCATCGTGGGGGCACAAATGGGCATTCCAAGCGCTGTATGAGCAGGTGGAGTACAAAGCCGAAGCGGAAGGAATCTCGGTGAAGCAAGTCGGGTCGGCGTACACCTCGAAGCGGTGCGCGGAGTGTGGATTCACGGCAGGCGAGAACCGCCCGACTCGCACCGACTTCCGGTGCGTGAGATGCGAGTCTGAAGCGAACGCGGATTACAATGCGGCGAAGAACATTGGAATGCGGTATGTTCGTCGAGGCCAACAGTCGTCTCGGCGGACGGGCGACAGTCAACTCGCCCTGAAGTCTGGAACAGTGACGCCGAGTGGCGGATTCACCGCCCACCCAGACGGGTTCGAGTCCGAGTTCACGGACAAGTCCCACCCTCCACGAGCGAATCCGTCAGGGTGA
- a CDS encoding response regulator transcription factor yields MTKEIVTADDDETIRELVTFKLDSGDRNVTAFENGRECWEYLESAEPPDLVVLDVMMPGLTGLQVLERIRNDERLAAVPVIMLTSRGQEEHVVEGFDRGATDYMTKPFSPNELVARVTSRLR; encoded by the coding sequence ATGACCAAAGAGATTGTCACAGCCGACGACGACGAAACGATACGCGAACTCGTCACGTTCAAGCTCGACAGCGGGGACCGGAACGTGACGGCCTTCGAGAACGGGCGGGAGTGCTGGGAGTATCTCGAATCGGCCGAACCGCCTGACCTGGTGGTCCTCGACGTGATGATGCCCGGACTGACGGGACTGCAGGTACTGGAGCGCATCCGGAACGACGAGCGACTGGCCGCGGTGCCGGTTATCATGCTCACCTCGCGCGGCCAGGAGGAACACGTCGTCGAGGGATTCGACCGCGGCGCGACCGACTATATGACGAAGCCGTTCAGCCCGAACGAACTCGTCGCACGGGTCACCAGTCGCCTCCGATGA